A genomic stretch from Buchnera aphidicola (Cavariella theobaldi) includes:
- the leuB gene encoding 3-isopropylmalate dehydrogenase: MKKHYRIAVLPGDGIGPEVMKEGYKILNILKKKFLLPLEIKEFDIGGCAIDKEGMALPIKTLIGCQNSDSILFGSVGGKKWDTLPYDERPERASLLPLRKKFNLFCNLRPAQLYKELKNLSPLRSNIVKNGFDILCVRELTGGIYFGKPRGRLDKGNSLYAFDTEIYHEYEIKRIAHLAFKLARKRRCKVTSIDKANVLQSSLLWREVVEQVSEDYADVTLSHLYIDNAAMQIIKNPEQFDILLCSNLFGDIISDECAMITGSIGMLPSASLNEKNFGLYEPAGGSAPDIEGENIANPIAQILSISMLVRYSMKLPKIANQIDQAVIETLKKGYRTKDISDGKNYVNTHEMGNIISEFLINGKYHETNFV, encoded by the coding sequence ATGAAAAAACACTATCGTATTGCAGTATTACCAGGTGATGGCATTGGACCAGAAGTAATGAAAGAAGGTTATAAGATTTTAAATATTTTAAAAAAAAAATTTCTACTACCTTTAGAAATTAAAGAATTTGATATAGGAGGTTGCGCTATTGACAAAGAAGGTATGGCATTACCTATAAAAACACTTATAGGTTGCCAAAACTCTGACTCTATTTTATTTGGTTCAGTAGGTGGAAAAAAATGGGATACACTACCATACGATGAACGTCCTGAGAGAGCGTCTTTATTGCCTTTAAGAAAAAAATTTAATCTTTTTTGTAATTTAAGACCTGCACAATTATATAAAGAATTGAAAAATTTATCACCTTTACGCTCTAATATTGTTAAAAATGGATTTGATATATTATGTGTAAGGGAATTAACAGGCGGTATTTATTTTGGAAAACCTAGAGGTAGATTAGACAAAGGAAATTCTCTTTATGCGTTTGATACAGAAATATATCATGAATATGAAATTAAACGTATAGCACATTTAGCTTTTAAATTAGCTCGTAAAAGAAGATGTAAAGTCACTTCAATTGATAAGGCAAATGTATTACAAAGTTCTCTTTTATGGAGAGAAGTAGTAGAGCAAGTATCTGAAGATTATGCAGATGTAACATTATCTCATTTATATATTGATAATGCTGCTATGCAAATAATTAAAAATCCTGAACAGTTTGATATATTGTTATGCTCTAATCTTTTTGGTGATATTATTTCAGATGAATGCGCTATGATCACTGGTTCTATCGGTATGTTACCTTCAGCTAGTTTAAATGAAAAAAATTTTGGTTTATATGAACCTGCTGGAGGATCTGCACCGGATATTGAAGGTGAAAATATTGCAAATCCTATCGCTCAAATACTGTCTATTTCTATGTTGGTTAGATACAGTATGAAATTGCCTAAAATCGCTAATCAAATAGACCAAGCTGTAATAGAAACTTTAAAAAAAGGCTATAGAACAAAAGATATTTCCGATGGAAAAAACTATGTAAATACTCATGAAATGGGAAATATTATTTCTGAATTTTTAATCAATGGTAAGTATCATGAAACAAACTTTGTATGA
- the leuA gene encoding 2-isopropylmalate synthase, translating to MNARVIIFDTTLRDGEQALQASLSVKEKLQIALSLEKTGIDIMEVGFPISSPGDFKSVQSIAKNIKDTKICSLARCVKKDIDAAAEAMSLAKNFRIHIFLATSTLHIKSKLRKNFNEIVEMAIDSVRYALRYTDDVEFSCEDAGRTNKDDLCYIIEKVINEGAKTINIPDTVGYTTPREFSSIIKDIFERVPNVHKSIISVHCHNDLGMAVGNSISAIEYGARQIEGTINGLGERAGNTALEEVIMAIKVRKDILGVYTNIKHHEIYRTSQIISHICNMPIPSNKAIVGSNAFSHSSGIHQDGVLKNRENYEIMAPSLIGLKEVKLNLTSRSGRAAVKHYMDEMGYKDIDYNINELYSSFLKLADKKGQVFDYDLEALAFINTQQEKMEYFSLHFFSVQSVYNGLSTASVKLLCGSKIHTESSTTSNGPVNAIYQALNRITKYNVILKKFQLAAKGQGKDALGQVDILVECDNRKFHGIGLATDIIEAATQAMINVLNNIWKVKQVDKKLKNK from the coding sequence ATGAATGCTAGAGTGATTATTTTCGACACTACCCTGCGTGATGGTGAGCAAGCATTACAAGCAAGTTTAAGCGTTAAAGAAAAATTACAAATTGCATTATCTTTAGAAAAAACTGGAATTGATATTATGGAAGTAGGTTTTCCAATTTCATCTCCGGGAGATTTTAAATCAGTACAAAGCATAGCAAAAAATATTAAAGATACTAAAATATGTAGTTTAGCACGTTGCGTAAAAAAAGATATTGATGCAGCAGCTGAGGCAATGTCTTTAGCAAAAAATTTTCGAATTCATATTTTTTTAGCAACTTCTACACTTCATATAAAATCTAAATTAAGAAAAAATTTTAACGAAATTGTAGAAATGGCAATTGATTCTGTTCGATATGCCCTTCGGTATACTGACGATGTAGAATTTTCCTGTGAAGATGCAGGAAGAACTAATAAAGATGATTTATGTTATATTATAGAAAAAGTTATTAACGAAGGTGCAAAAACTATAAATATACCTGATACTGTAGGATATACAACACCTAGAGAATTTTCATCAATTATCAAAGATATATTTGAAAGAGTGCCAAATGTTCATAAATCAATTATTTCAGTACATTGTCATAATGATTTAGGTATGGCTGTCGGAAATTCTATATCTGCTATAGAATATGGCGCTCGGCAAATAGAAGGCACAATAAATGGATTGGGAGAAAGAGCTGGAAATACTGCATTAGAAGAAGTAATTATGGCTATTAAAGTAAGAAAAGATATTTTAGGTGTATATACGAATATAAAACATCATGAAATTTATAGAACTAGTCAAATTATTAGTCATATTTGCAATATGCCTATACCATCAAATAAAGCTATAGTAGGCAGTAATGCTTTTTCTCATTCTTCAGGAATTCATCAAGATGGTGTTTTAAAAAATAGAGAAAATTATGAAATTATGGCACCCAGTCTAATTGGATTAAAAGAAGTAAAATTAAACTTAACTTCTCGTTCCGGGCGTGCTGCAGTTAAACATTATATGGATGAAATGGGTTATAAAGACATAGATTATAATATAAATGAATTATATTCTTCTTTTTTAAAGTTAGCTGATAAAAAGGGTCAAGTATTTGACTATGATTTAGAAGCTTTAGCATTTATTAATACACAGCAAGAAAAAATGGAATATTTTTCTTTGCATTTTTTTAGCGTACAATCCGTTTATAATGGATTATCTACAGCTTCGGTTAAATTATTATGTGGATCAAAAATACATACAGAATCTTCTACCACCAGCAATGGTCCAGTTAATGCCATTTATCAAGCATTAAATAGAATTACAAAATATAATGTTATATTAAAAAAATTTCAGTTAGCTGCAAAAGGTCAAGGCAAGGATGCATTAGGTCAAGTGGATATTTTAGTAGAATGCGATAATCGTAAATTCCACGGTATCGGTTTGGCTACTGATATTATTGAAGCAGCTACACAAGCAATGATTAATGTATTAAACAATATCTGGAAAGTTAAACAGGTAGATAAAAAATTAAAAAACAAATAA
- the repA gene encoding plasmid replication initiator RepA, translating to MSRKNYIHNSKPVFKKPKNEKKRSKFVCYAIKRAKQIDVARSPLYHTLISAHRNTSNVLFRVRRLNENRARAMRAMVIAMLYYYDIRSNTVNASIEKLSDECGLSTISDAGNKSITRASRLIKQFMEPMGFIQYKKIKNSFLSTSTHKKIFLTPVFFMLFKISQSTINYYLCDTIRLFKYSHMKEKKIFVSFEEIKKISQMDEKSIRKKILNILINYYTVNELAQIGPKRLKKKIDIEYNNLCKLYKNDNK from the coding sequence GTGTCTAGAAAAAATTATATACATAATTCAAAACCAGTTTTTAAAAAACCTAAAAACGAAAAAAAAAGATCAAAATTCGTGTGTTATGCAATAAAAAGAGCAAAACAAATAGATGTAGCGAGAAGCCCGCTATATCATACGTTAATATCTGCTCATCGAAATACTAGTAATGTTTTATTTCGTGTCAGACGTTTAAATGAAAACAGAGCACGCGCAATGAGAGCAATGGTTATTGCTATGTTATATTATTATGATATTCGATCTAATACAGTCAATGCTTCTATTGAAAAACTGTCTGATGAATGCGGATTATCTACTATATCAGATGCAGGTAATAAATCCATTACACGCGCGTCCCGATTAATAAAACAATTTATGGAACCCATGGGTTTTATTCAATATAAAAAAATAAAAAATTCATTTTTAAGCACAAGTACTCATAAAAAAATTTTTCTAACACCCGTTTTTTTTATGTTATTTAAAATTTCACAATCTACCATAAATTATTATTTATGCGATACAATAAGATTATTTAAATATTCTCATATGAAAGAAAAAAAAATATTTGTTTCTTTTGAAGAAATAAAAAAAATATCTCAAATGGACGAGAAATCCATTCGAAAAAAAATTTTAAATATTTTAATCAATTATTATACGGTCAATGAATTAGCTCAAATTGGACCAAAGAGATTAAAAAAAAAGATTGATATTGAATATAACAATTTATGCAAATTATACAAAAACGATAATAAATAA